The following coding sequences lie in one Candidatus Sulfotelmatobacter sp. genomic window:
- a CDS encoding type II secretion system F family protein, which produces MAVFVWKGRTLAGEAQTGEIEVGRQEEALDILRKKKILITSLRPKTGGFNLPKFGGAGVSTKDLAIFTRQFATMISAGLPLVQCLDILAKQSSKPSFGRVIGEVTREVESGSTLSDALGKHRQVFDDLFRNMVAAGEAGGVLDEILMRLATYIEKADALKRKIQSAMVYPAVVLTVALGATSFMLIFIIPTFAKMFSDFGGELPLPTKIVLTLSNLLQHFWWVGLLILVAGFIAFQRYYATENGKRIVDGAMLKFPVLGDVLLKGAVARFTRTLGTLIASGVPILAGLEITARTAGNKIIAEAIMTARASIREGETVSAPLKTSGVFPPMVVQMISVGEQTGALDEMLTKIAVFYEAEVDTAVDTLTSIIEPVMIVVMGGIVGGMVVAMYLPMFKLISVVSGGNH; this is translated from the coding sequence ATGGCGGTCTTTGTTTGGAAGGGGCGCACGCTCGCCGGCGAAGCCCAGACGGGTGAGATCGAGGTCGGCCGTCAGGAAGAGGCCCTCGACATCCTCCGCAAGAAGAAAATCCTCATCACGTCGCTGCGGCCGAAGACCGGCGGCTTCAACCTGCCGAAATTCGGCGGGGCCGGCGTGTCCACCAAGGACCTGGCGATCTTCACCCGGCAGTTCGCGACCATGATCTCGGCCGGTCTGCCGTTGGTCCAGTGCCTGGACATTCTCGCCAAGCAGTCGAGCAAGCCGTCGTTCGGCCGGGTGATCGGCGAGGTGACCCGCGAGGTGGAATCGGGCTCGACCCTCTCCGACGCGCTCGGCAAGCACAGGCAGGTCTTCGACGACCTGTTCCGCAACATGGTGGCGGCCGGCGAAGCGGGCGGCGTGCTCGACGAGATCCTCATGCGTCTCGCGACCTATATCGAGAAGGCCGACGCCCTCAAGCGCAAGATCCAGAGCGCCATGGTGTATCCGGCGGTGGTGTTGACGGTCGCGCTGGGCGCCACCTCGTTCATGCTGATCTTCATCATCCCGACCTTTGCCAAGATGTTCAGCGACTTCGGCGGCGAGCTGCCGCTTCCCACCAAGATCGTGCTCACCCTCTCGAACCTGCTGCAGCATTTCTGGTGGGTTGGCCTGTTGATCCTGGTGGCCGGATTCATTGCGTTCCAGCGGTACTACGCCACCGAGAACGGCAAGCGCATCGTGGACGGCGCCATGCTCAAGTTCCCGGTGCTGGGCGACGTGCTCCTGAAGGGCGCGGTGGCCCGCTTCACGCGTACGCTGGGAACGCTGATCGCCTCGGGCGTGCCGATTCTGGCTGGCCTCGAGATCACCGCCCGCACCGCGGGCAACAAGATCATCGCCGAGGCCATCATGACGGCGCGCGCCTCTATCCGAGAGGGCGAGACGGTGTCGGCGCCGCTCAAGACCTCGGGCGTGTTCCCGCCGATGGTGGTGCAGATGATCTCGGTGGGTGAGCAGACCGGCGCGCTCGACGAGATGCTCACCAAGATCGCGGTCTTCTACGAGGCCGAGGTGGACACCGCCGTGGACACCCTGACCTCG
- a CDS encoding type IV pilus twitching motility protein PilT, which translates to MVTLRQLLEDMVQRKASDLHITAGVPPEFRVDGSVVPSESEVLTPEMCAQIAYSVLSDEQRKRFETTKELDFSFGVKGLSRYRANVYLQRGVVTMAIRQIPYEILPMEKLGLPPIVKEFTTRQKGMILITGPTGSGKSTTLAAMLDRINSTRQSHIITIEDPIEYIHHHKKCIVNQREIGADTNSFPTALKYVLRQDPDIILIGEMRDLETIEAALTIAETGHLVFATLHTNSTYEAVNRIVDVFPADQQKQILTQLAFTLEGVMTQQLVPRSRGGGRIMVAEVLVCTPAIKAVIREGKTHQIYSLMQAGQKFGMQTMNQSLMQAVLDKQLTPEDALDRSTDRVELDTMLSKVLRAAA; encoded by the coding sequence GTGGTCACCCTTCGCCAGCTGCTCGAGGACATGGTGCAGCGCAAAGCTTCCGACCTGCACATCACCGCCGGAGTCCCGCCCGAGTTCCGCGTGGACGGTTCGGTGGTGCCGTCGGAGTCGGAGGTGCTGACCCCCGAGATGTGCGCGCAGATCGCGTACAGCGTGCTGTCCGACGAACAGCGCAAGCGATTCGAGACCACCAAGGAGCTCGACTTCTCGTTCGGGGTGAAGGGGCTGTCGCGCTATCGCGCCAACGTCTACTTGCAGCGCGGCGTGGTGACCATGGCGATCCGCCAGATTCCCTACGAGATCCTGCCGATGGAGAAGCTCGGACTGCCGCCGATCGTGAAGGAGTTCACCACCCGGCAGAAGGGCATGATCCTGATCACCGGTCCGACCGGCAGCGGCAAGTCGACCACCCTCGCGGCGATGCTCGACCGCATCAACTCGACGCGACAGAGCCACATCATCACGATCGAGGACCCGATCGAGTACATCCATCACCACAAGAAGTGCATCGTCAATCAGCGCGAAATCGGCGCCGACACCAATTCGTTCCCGACCGCGCTCAAGTACGTGCTCCGGCAGGACCCCGACATCATTCTGATCGGTGAAATGCGCGATCTCGAGACCATCGAGGCGGCCCTGACCATCGCCGAGACCGGCCACCTGGTGTTCGCGACCCTGCACACCAACAGCACGTACGAAGCGGTGAACCGCATCGTCGACGTGTTCCCGGCCGATCAGCAGAAGCAGATCCTCACCCAGCTGGCGTTCACGCTCGAAGGGGTCATGACTCAGCAGCTGGTTCCGCGGAGCCGCGGTGGCGGCCGAATCATGGTGGCCGAGGTGCTGGTGTGCACGCCGGCGATCAAGGCCGTGATCCGCGAGGGCAAGACCCACCAGATCTACAGCCTGATGCAGGCGGGCCAGAAGTTCGGGATGCAGACCATGAATCAGTCGCTGATGCAGGCGGTGCTCGACAAGCAGCTCACGCCCGAGGATGCGCTGGATCGCAGCACGGACCGAGTCGAGCTCGACACGATGCTCAGCAAGGTCCTGCGCGCTGCGGCATAG
- the pilB gene encoding type IV-A pilus assembly ATPase PilB, with product MQEELAQHLMEARLIDEAALLKAQQQQKQTGGTLSANLVKSGAISEEALLEFLSRHYGVPSVDLRTVEPDPTLTKLLPADVATRFMALPVARSGRRLVVALANPNNIFAIDDIKFITGYDVEARVGSETMIKKALDKAYDSAGTMADVMKGFEEDLSVVEEEDTSEADSGLSAADEAPIVKLVNSLIADAVRKGASDIHIEPYEKTMRVRFRIDGVMQEMMAPPFKFKAAIISRLKIMAELDIAERRVPQDGRIKIKVLNRTIDLRVSSLPTIFGEKIVMRILDKGNLNIDLEKLGFEPMAMKEFTGAIANPYGMVLVTGPTGSGKTTTLYSALSRVNTPEVNVMTAEDPVEYNLDGINQVLVHEDIGLTFAAALKAFLRQDPNIIMVGEIRDLDTASIAVKAALTGHLVLSTLHTNDAPSAIGRMVDMGIEPFLVASSINLVLAQRLVRKVCLQCRKQIKLSEEVLNELQLDPKEAAKATFFEGEGCIECNNTGYRGRAGVYEVMPMSSKLRELVLERSSAGEIKKLAIEEGMLTLRRDALEKLKRGITSTEEVLKETAADKL from the coding sequence GTGCAAGAAGAACTCGCCCAGCACTTGATGGAAGCGCGCCTCATCGACGAGGCCGCACTGCTCAAGGCCCAGCAGCAGCAGAAGCAGACCGGTGGGACCCTGAGCGCCAATCTGGTCAAGAGCGGCGCCATTTCCGAAGAGGCGCTGCTCGAGTTCCTGTCGCGCCACTACGGCGTGCCGTCCGTCGATCTGCGCACGGTGGAGCCGGATCCCACGCTCACCAAGCTGCTGCCGGCCGACGTCGCGACCCGCTTCATGGCGCTGCCGGTGGCACGCAGCGGCCGCCGGCTGGTGGTCGCGCTCGCCAATCCCAACAACATCTTCGCCATCGACGACATCAAGTTCATCACCGGCTACGACGTCGAAGCGCGCGTCGGTTCCGAGACCATGATCAAGAAGGCCCTCGACAAGGCCTACGACTCGGCCGGAACCATGGCCGACGTGATGAAGGGCTTCGAGGAGGACCTGTCGGTCGTCGAGGAGGAGGACACCTCCGAAGCCGATTCGGGGCTCAGCGCCGCCGACGAGGCGCCGATCGTCAAACTGGTCAACTCGCTGATCGCCGATGCGGTGCGCAAGGGCGCCTCGGACATCCACATCGAGCCCTACGAGAAGACGATGCGCGTGCGCTTCCGCATCGACGGCGTCATGCAGGAGATGATGGCGCCGCCCTTCAAGTTCAAGGCCGCGATCATTTCCCGCCTCAAGATCATGGCCGAACTCGACATCGCCGAGCGCCGCGTGCCGCAGGACGGCCGCATCAAGATCAAGGTCCTGAACCGCACCATCGATCTGCGCGTCTCGTCGCTGCCCACGATCTTCGGCGAGAAGATCGTGATGCGAATTCTCGACAAGGGCAACCTCAACATCGATCTGGAGAAGCTCGGCTTCGAGCCCATGGCGATGAAGGAATTCACCGGCGCCATCGCCAATCCCTACGGCATGGTGCTGGTCACCGGACCGACGGGATCGGGAAAGACGACCACGCTCTACTCGGCGCTCTCGCGCGTCAACACGCCCGAGGTGAACGTGATGACCGCCGAGGACCCTGTCGAGTACAACCTCGACGGCATCAACCAGGTGCTGGTGCACGAGGACATCGGGCTCACTTTCGCCGCGGCGCTCAAGGCATTCCTGCGGCAAGACCCGAACATCATCATGGTCGGCGAGATCCGTGACCTCGACACCGCTTCGATTGCCGTCAAAGCCGCGCTCACCGGTCACCTGGTGCTCTCGACCCTCCACACCAACGACGCGCCCAGCGCGATTGGCCGCATGGTGGACATGGGCATCGAGCCCTTCCTGGTCGCCTCATCGATCAACCTGGTGCTCGCCCAGCGTCTGGTGCGCAAGGTGTGCCTCCAGTGCCGCAAGCAGATCAAGCTGAGCGAGGAGGTGCTGAACGAGTTGCAGCTCGACCCCAAGGAGGCCGCCAAGGCCACGTTCTTCGAAGGCGAGGGCTGCATCGAGTGCAACAACACCGGCTATCGCGGTCGCGCCGGCGTCTACGAGGTCATGCCGATGTCTTCCAAGCTGCGCGAGCTGGTGCTGGAACGCTCGTCGGCGGGGGAGATCAAGAAGCTCGCGATCGAGGAGGGAATGCTCACGTTGCGCCGCGACGCTCTCGAGAAGTTGAAGCGCGGCATCACGTCCACCGAGGAAGTGCTCAAGGAGACCGCGGCCGACAAGCTCTAG
- a CDS encoding ComEA family DNA-binding protein has translation MRLLLVIAMAGLAWDLGRARWPETPATAPPAAPSGAPIEARAQAAEPADTLDLNRASAQELESLPGIGPVLARRICDHRQREGPFRSVEELRAVRGIGPRLLARIRDRLRVSSG, from the coding sequence GTGCGACTCCTGCTGGTGATCGCAATGGCCGGTCTGGCCTGGGATCTCGGGCGCGCGCGATGGCCCGAGACACCCGCGACCGCGCCGCCCGCCGCGCCCTCCGGCGCACCGATCGAGGCGCGGGCCCAGGCCGCCGAGCCCGCGGACACGCTCGATCTCAATCGTGCCTCGGCCCAGGAACTCGAGTCGCTGCCGGGCATTGGGCCGGTGCTGGCGCGACGGATCTGTGATCACCGCCAGCGCGAAGGGCCGTTTCGAAGCGTCGAGGAGCTTCGTGCCGTGCGGGGCATCGGGCCGCGGCTGCTGGCACGGATTCGCGATCGTCTGAGGGTCTCCTCGGGCTGA